The following are encoded together in the Candidatus Marinimicrobia bacterium CG08_land_8_20_14_0_20_45_22 genome:
- a CDS encoding D-hexose-6-phosphate mutarotase — MRDVDLLNARFGISDRVQFFRAAGDLPMVRITSPVSSAIISIYGAQVLSFTPTGHEDLLWVSPKSFYEAGKSIRGGIPICWPWFSTHPSDSSKPSHGFSRLSYWHLRSVQSLPSDEMRLRMTLSEHDATPDLFDYRFNAEVIFTIGKSLSIELRIENVDERDFKFTEALHSYFNISDIRNVSLDGLDRTTYIDAVDQFNRKVQYGSIRFDEIVNRVYLHTSSDCFLRDELFFRIIHIQKSGSFSTIVWNPGELLSEIVADMEPDSYRRMVCIEAANASDNGITLAPLEVHSMTTTIGVE, encoded by the coding sequence ATGAGAGATGTCGATTTACTCAATGCACGATTCGGAATTTCAGACCGCGTGCAATTTTTCCGCGCCGCTGGCGATCTACCTATGGTGCGGATTACCAGTCCAGTTTCATCGGCGATAATTTCCATTTACGGCGCTCAGGTATTGTCATTTACACCAACCGGACATGAAGACTTATTGTGGGTAAGTCCGAAAAGTTTTTATGAAGCCGGGAAATCGATTCGCGGCGGTATTCCCATTTGCTGGCCGTGGTTTAGCACGCATCCGTCTGATTCTTCTAAACCATCTCATGGATTTTCGCGATTGTCATATTGGCATCTGCGCTCCGTTCAATCACTTCCATCCGATGAAATGCGACTTCGAATGACACTGAGCGAACATGACGCGACGCCGGATTTATTCGATTATCGTTTCAACGCCGAGGTTATTTTCACGATCGGGAAATCACTTTCAATCGAACTCCGGATTGAAAATGTTGACGAACGAGATTTCAAGTTCACCGAAGCGCTTCATTCCTATTTCAACATCAGCGATATCCGAAACGTTTCTCTTGACGGCTTAGACAGAACCACTTATATCGACGCTGTCGATCAGTTCAACCGAAAAGTTCAATACGGGTCAATTCGGTTTGACGAAATCGTCAACCGCGTTTATCTGCACACTTCTTCGGATTGTTTTCTTCGGGATGAACTTTTTTTCCGAATAATTCACATCCAAAAATCCGGAAGTTTTTCCACCATCGTTTGGAATCCAGGAGAATTACTGTCAGAAATAGTCGCTGACATGGAGCCGGACAGCTATCGCAGAATGGTTTGCATCGAAGCGGCAAATGCGTCAGACAACGGCATCACGCTCGCTCCTCTTGAAGTTCATTCGATGACAACAACGATTGGGGTTGAGTGA
- a CDS encoding YicC family protein has protein sequence MIQSMTGFGKSEKQTEFGTLIVDLRSVNNRYCDMAIKLPEFLESHSEEIKRLLTEKLVRGRITLSVSLNGASEEIARLKLNLPAIRRFYDSLTELSAELGIDEKVKIEHLLMLTDLFDIHSPNIEAENVITILRETLESAIVALNEMRFREGNFLQKELELHLVMIGEKVSEIEDLFVSCKNGYFEKMKKNLKELCADLNFDTDRVLQEAALAAKRIDITEECERLRSHLHQFRKYMEDDEPSGKKMTFLLQEMNREAATIGSKSEEARIAHLVVLVKDEIEKIREQAQNIL, from the coding sequence ATGATACAAAGCATGACCGGATTCGGGAAAAGTGAAAAGCAAACAGAGTTTGGAACATTGATCGTCGATCTGCGCTCCGTGAATAATCGCTATTGTGATATGGCGATCAAGTTGCCGGAATTTCTGGAATCACATTCAGAAGAGATCAAGCGCCTGCTGACCGAAAAACTGGTGCGCGGCCGTATCACGCTCTCGGTTTCGCTTAATGGAGCGAGCGAAGAAATCGCCCGTCTGAAACTTAACCTGCCTGCTATTCGCCGGTTCTATGATAGTTTGACGGAGCTTTCTGCCGAACTGGGCATCGATGAGAAGGTGAAGATAGAGCACCTTTTGATGTTGACCGATTTGTTCGACATCCATTCGCCGAACATCGAAGCAGAAAATGTCATCACGATATTGAGAGAAACGCTTGAATCAGCGATTGTTGCACTCAACGAGATGAGATTTCGAGAGGGAAATTTTCTTCAGAAGGAACTGGAATTACATCTGGTGATGATTGGTGAAAAAGTCTCGGAAATCGAAGACCTCTTTGTCTCCTGCAAAAACGGATACTTTGAGAAGATGAAGAAAAATCTCAAAGAACTCTGCGCCGACCTGAATTTCGATACGGATCGGGTTTTGCAGGAAGCCGCGCTTGCCGCGAAGCGGATCGACATTACGGAAGAGTGCGAACGGCTCCGAAGCCATCTGCATCAATTCAGAAAATATATGGAAGACGACGAGCCGTCCGGGAAGAAGATGACGTTTTTGCTTCAGGAAATGAACCGCGAAGCGGCGACGATCGGCTCAAAGTCCGAAGAAGCACGGATCGCGCATTTAGTCGTGCTGGTGAAAGATGAAATTGAAAAAATCAGGGAACAGGCGCAGAACATTTTATGA
- a CDS encoding guanylate kinase — protein MNDNGLLLAIAGPSGIGKTTICHQLLESDDRYVFSVSCTTRARRENETDGVDYHFITREEFQRFIHEGKLAEWQEVFGNLYGTLKSAIQEALDHGRVLLLDIEVKGTLNIKAIYPQDTITVFLQPPSEAELKRRLKSRGTECEKSIKIRSARVEEELELGKKFDYQVTNDDLQQTVSKIRKIVNGEKNI, from the coding sequence ATGAACGATAACGGTCTGTTGCTCGCCATAGCCGGTCCGTCCGGGATCGGAAAAACGACGATCTGCCATCAACTGCTTGAAAGCGACGACCGATATGTCTTTTCCGTTTCCTGCACTACGCGCGCACGCCGGGAAAACGAAACAGACGGCGTCGATTATCATTTCATCACGCGTGAAGAATTCCAGCGATTCATTCATGAAGGAAAACTCGCCGAATGGCAGGAAGTCTTCGGCAACCTTTACGGAACACTGAAATCGGCGATTCAGGAAGCACTCGATCACGGTCGTGTTCTTTTGCTGGACATCGAGGTGAAAGGCACGCTGAATATTAAAGCCATATATCCGCAGGATACGATCACGGTTTTTCTTCAGCCGCCCAGCGAGGCTGAATTGAAACGCCGGTTGAAATCGCGCGGCACGGAATGTGAAAAATCGATAAAAATCCGTTCTGCTCGCGTTGAGGAAGAATTGGAACTCGGGAAAAAATTTGATTATCAGGTGACCAATGACGACCTGCAACAAACAGTCAGTAAAATCAGGAAAATCGTAAATGGAGAGAAAAATATATGA
- the rpoZ gene encoding DNA-directed RNA polymerase subunit omega, with amino-acid sequence MTETIPFSKLREQSEDTFELVVAASKRSVQINNLRAAKYPLPTLTEDQEETFEETPEEEESINWDKMDKPVTAAVNEMLAGKVNYHYTEEIKETTAEEIDLDFQE; translated from the coding sequence ATGACAGAAACGATTCCTTTTTCGAAATTGAGAGAACAGTCCGAAGATACCTTCGAACTCGTTGTAGCCGCGTCTAAAAGATCCGTTCAGATCAATAACTTAAGAGCGGCAAAGTATCCGCTCCCAACGTTGACAGAAGATCAGGAAGAAACGTTTGAAGAAACGCCAGAAGAAGAAGAGTCGATCAACTGGGATAAGATGGACAAACCGGTGACCGCGGCGGTCAACGAAATGCTTGCTGGTAAAGTGAATTACCATTACACAGAGGAAATTAAAGAAACGACCGCGGAAGAGATTGATCTTGATTTTCAGGAATAA
- the coaBC gene encoding bifunctional phosphopantothenoylcysteine decarboxylase/phosphopantothenate--cysteine ligase CoaBC — protein MTITQRKLKKRPRKRLILIFRNKKIILGLTGGIAIYKSVSLLRRLVNDEGADVTVVMTKSAQQFMSPLIFETFSGKPVLTDMFSGIHISTRHVDLATSTDAILIAPATANIVAKTASGIADDLLSTIILTGGNKAIFALAMNDNMFANPITQANIKKLRELGYGLIEPEIGDLACHAVGKGRLADESLILNYLDQRLNGSGLLAGKRVIVTAGATREFIDSVRFISNKSTGKMGFALAREAAKQGADVLLISGVISASIPTGIQTIQVESAKQMEKALVENANVADFLFMAAAVEDFCPEKISDEKIKKNEAPGQISLSISPDLIVSFRNVNEKACVVGFSVETLDGKARSSDKMNRKKMDFIVWNDPSKSGVGFESDTNEAMMLGRNGQEWFFPKTTKREIAVQIIQTVVKN, from the coding sequence ATTACCATTACACAGAGGAAATTAAAGAAACGACCGCGGAAGAGATTGATCTTGATTTTCAGGAATAAAAAAATCATCCTTGGACTAACTGGCGGCATCGCCATTTATAAGTCAGTCTCTCTGCTCCGGCGTCTGGTGAATGACGAAGGCGCAGACGTGACGGTCGTGATGACGAAATCCGCCCAGCAGTTCATGTCGCCGCTGATCTTTGAGACTTTCAGCGGTAAGCCGGTTCTGACGGACATGTTTTCCGGAATCCATATTTCGACGCGACATGTCGATTTAGCGACATCAACCGATGCGATTCTGATTGCTCCGGCGACAGCAAATATCGTTGCGAAGACCGCGAGCGGCATTGCGGACGATTTGCTGAGCACGATCATTTTGACTGGCGGGAATAAGGCGATATTTGCTTTAGCGATGAATGACAATATGTTCGCCAATCCCATCACACAGGCAAATATTAAAAAACTCCGAGAACTCGGTTATGGATTGATTGAGCCGGAAATCGGAGATTTAGCCTGTCACGCCGTCGGAAAAGGTCGTTTGGCGGATGAATCCCTGATCCTCAATTATCTGGACCAGCGATTGAACGGAAGCGGATTGTTGGCGGGAAAGCGGGTGATCGTCACTGCCGGAGCGACGCGCGAATTTATCGATTCGGTTCGGTTTATTTCCAATAAATCCACCGGAAAAATGGGTTTTGCTCTGGCAAGAGAAGCCGCAAAACAAGGCGCCGATGTTTTGTTGATTTCGGGCGTGATATCGGCTTCGATTCCAACAGGAATTCAAACCATTCAGGTGGAATCGGCAAAACAGATGGAAAAGGCGCTCGTCGAAAATGCAAACGTAGCGGATTTTCTATTCATGGCGGCCGCGGTGGAAGATTTTTGTCCCGAGAAAATTTCAGACGAAAAGATTAAGAAAAACGAAGCGCCGGGTCAAATATCTTTGAGCATTTCGCCCGATCTGATCGTTTCTTTCCGGAATGTCAATGAAAAGGCGTGCGTCGTTGGTTTCAGTGTTGAAACGCTCGATGGGAAAGCCCGCTCCTCCGATAAAATGAACCGGAAAAAGATGGATTTCATCGTCTGGAACGATCCGTCGAAATCCGGCGTTGGATTCGAGAGCGATACCAACGAAGCGATGATGCTCGGAAGAAATGGACAAGAATGGTTTTTTCCCAAGACGACTAAGCGTGAAATTGCCGTACAAATTATTCAAACTGTCGTGAAGAACTAG
- a CDS encoding uracil-DNA glycosylase produces MSEFRKKLTDYFRQQGELYPSEYFFDKVPGILRSQTGIFTVSETFLSDFRKLEEEAKNCSACDLAQTRTNVVFGDGNPKAGLLFIGEAPGENEDLQGKAFVGRAGKLLDDLLKGIGLNRTHIYITNIIKCRPPGNRQPVQTEVNACIHFLLRQIELIQPRMIVCLGLVAAKSLLKFDLPLGRMRNQIFAFQGIDAMVTYHPAAILRNVNLMDAAREDFEKIKQIYQEKSGS; encoded by the coding sequence ATGAGCGAATTCCGGAAAAAACTGACAGATTATTTCCGACAACAGGGTGAACTTTATCCATCCGAATATTTTTTTGACAAAGTGCCGGGGATTCTTCGATCGCAAACGGGCATTTTTACGGTGAGCGAAACCTTTTTATCGGATTTTCGTAAACTGGAAGAAGAAGCGAAAAATTGTTCCGCCTGCGATCTGGCGCAGACGCGCACGAATGTTGTTTTTGGCGATGGAAATCCGAAGGCTGGATTATTGTTCATTGGAGAGGCGCCGGGCGAGAATGAAGATTTGCAGGGGAAGGCTTTCGTGGGAAGAGCGGGGAAATTGCTGGATGACCTTCTGAAGGGAATTGGACTGAATCGTACGCACATCTATATTACCAATATCATCAAATGTCGTCCGCCGGGGAATCGCCAGCCAGTTCAAACCGAAGTCAATGCATGTATTCATTTTTTACTGCGTCAGATTGAGCTCATTCAGCCGCGTATGATCGTTTGCCTCGGCTTGGTCGCGGCAAAGTCGCTTTTAAAATTCGATCTTCCGCTCGGTCGGATGCGTAATCAGATATTCGCTTTTCAAGGAATTGACGCGATGGTGACTTATCATCCGGCGGCTATTCTTCGGAACGTTAATTTGATGGATGCGGCGAGGGAAGATTTTGAAAAAATCAAACAAATTTATCAGGAAAAGTCAGGGAGTTGA